The following proteins come from a genomic window of Candidatus Rokuibacteriota bacterium:
- a CDS encoding glycosyltransferase family 4 protein, with product MRVLFLVPHPTEGASTRYRVEQYLPFLERHGIQCTLRPFLSSRFYRLLYRPGRYGLKALHFLARSVIRVGDCIQAGRHDLIFIHLEAYPIGPPLIEEWLARLGRPIVYDLDDAIHLRGRGWRHSVLGWRRPAGKIPRLICLSRSVIVCNGYLREYARQFNRNVVMIPTSVDTEKFTPRAPSESSGPITIGWIGSHTTAAYLEPFFPVLQEVARKYPVVFKTVGAGREIQIEGVTCVNLPWRLDREIEDFHSLDIGVYPLPDDEWVKGKTGFKTVQYMAVGIPCVVSNVGRNREIVQDGVNGFLAGTAAEWTRKLSMLIEDAELRRVLGTNGRSTVEKEFSLERNAPKLLEVLQTAQAAGPGMGVPG from the coding sequence ATGAGGGTCCTGTTTCTGGTGCCGCACCCCACCGAGGGGGCGAGCACCCGCTACCGGGTAGAGCAGTACCTGCCGTTCCTCGAGCGGCACGGGATCCAATGTACCCTGCGCCCCTTCCTCTCCTCCCGGTTCTACCGTCTCCTCTACCGGCCTGGTCGCTATGGCCTGAAGGCGCTGCACTTCCTCGCGCGGAGCGTGATCCGGGTCGGGGACTGCATCCAGGCCGGCCGACACGATCTGATCTTCATCCACCTGGAGGCCTATCCAATCGGCCCGCCGTTGATCGAGGAGTGGTTGGCGCGGCTCGGCCGTCCGATCGTGTACGACCTCGATGATGCCATACACCTGCGGGGGCGGGGCTGGCGTCACTCGGTGCTTGGCTGGCGTAGGCCGGCCGGGAAGATCCCCAGGCTGATCTGCCTGAGCCGCAGCGTGATCGTGTGCAACGGTTACCTCCGGGAGTACGCACGGCAGTTCAATCGGAACGTCGTCATGATCCCGACCTCGGTGGATACCGAGAAGTTCACGCCCCGAGCCCCGTCCGAATCCTCGGGGCCGATCACCATCGGCTGGATCGGGAGCCATACCACGGCGGCCTACCTCGAACCCTTCTTCCCTGTGCTCCAGGAGGTTGCCAGGAAGTACCCCGTGGTCTTCAAGACGGTCGGGGCCGGACGGGAGATCCAGATCGAGGGCGTCACCTGCGTCAACCTCCCGTGGCGCCTCGACCGGGAGATCGAGGACTTTCATAGCCTCGACATCGGCGTGTATCCGCTCCCCGATGACGAGTGGGTCAAGGGGAAGACCGGTTTCAAGACTGTCCAGTACATGGCGGTGGGCATCCCGTGCGTGGTCTCCAATGTGGGGCGGAACCGCGAGATCGTTCAGGACGGGGTGAATGGCTTCTTGGCCGGCACGGCAGCGGAGTGGACCCGCAAGCTCTCCATGCTGATCGAGGACGCCGAGCTGCGTCGAGTTCTGGGAACGAACGGGCGCAGCACGGTGGAGAAGGAATTCTCCTTGGAGAGGAACGCGCCCAAGCTGCTCGAAGTCTTGCAGACCGCCCAGGCAGCCGGGCCGGGGATGGGCGTTCCCGGTTAG